The Bos mutus isolate GX-2022 chromosome 7, NWIPB_WYAK_1.1, whole genome shotgun sequence genome window below encodes:
- the ERAP1 gene encoding endoplasmic reticulum aminopeptidase 1 yields MISPPRPLLLLTLLILLTVATPSSCQSREPTSPKASNGAPFPWNKIRLPEHIIPAHYDLMIHANLTTLTFGGTTQIEITASKPTSTIILHSHRLQISKAALRKGGGERQAEEPLRVLENPPQEQIALLASEPLVVGLPYTIVIDYAGNLSESFHGFYKSTYRTKEGEVRILASTQFEPTAARMAFPCFDEPAFKASFLIKIRREPRHLAISNMPLVKSVTVAEGLIEDHFDVTVRMSTYLVAFIVSDFKSVSKMTKSGVKVSVYAVPDKINQADYALDAAVTLLEFYEDYFSIPYPLPKQDLAAIPDFQSGAMENWGLTTYRESSLLFDAEKSSASSKLGITMIVSHELAHQWFGNLVTMEWWNDLWLNEGFAKFMEFVSVSVTHPELKVEDYFFGKCFNAMEVDALNSSHPVSTPVENPAQIREMFDEVSYDKGACILNMLRDYLGADAFKSGIVKYLQKYSYKNTKNEDLWKSMASICPTDDTQRMDGFCSRGEHASSTAHWRQEGLDVKTMMNTWTLQKGFPLITITVRGRNVHMKQEYYVKGMADAPETGFLWHVPLTFITSKSDAVQRFLLKTRTDVLILPEEVEWIKFNVGMNGYYIVHYEDDGWDSLTGLLKGTHTAISSNDRASLINNAFQLVSIGKLSIEKALDLTLYLKHETEIMPVFQGLNELIPMYKLMEKREMNEVETQFKAFLIRLLRDLIDKQTWTDEGSVSERMLRSQLLLLACVRKYQPCVQKAEGYFRQWQEAGGNLSLPNDVTLAVFAVGAQTLEGWDFLYSKYQSSLSSTEKNQIEFALCISQNKEKLQWLLDQSFKGDVIKTQEFPDILRAIGRNPVGYPLAWQFLRENWNKLVQKFELGSNSIAYMVTGTTDQFSTRARLEEVKEFFSSLKENGSQLRCVQQTIETIEENIRWMDKNFDKIRAWLQNEKLNLL; encoded by the exons ATGATATCTCCACCCAGGCCCTTACTGCTTTTGACACTGCTGATTCTCTTAACGGTGGCAACTCCATCCTCATGTCAGAGCAGGGAACCAACATCTCCAAAAGCTAGCAACGGGGCACCATTTCCTTGGAATAAAATTCGACTTCCAGAGCACATCATCCCAGCTCATTACGATCTCATGATTCACGCAAACCTCACCACTCTGACTTTCGGGGGAACCACACAGATAGAAATCACAGCCAGCAAGCCCACCAGTACCATCATCCTGCACAGTCACCGCCTACAAATATCCAAGGCCGCCCTGAGGAAGGGAGGTGGCGAGAGGCAGGCTGAAGAGCCACTGAGAGTCCTGGAAAACCCACCTCAGGAGCAGATTGCGCTTCTGGCTTCTGAGCCGCTGGTCGTCGGCCTCCCATACACCATTGTCATCGACTACGCTGGCAATCTTTCTGAGAGTTTCCATGGATTTTATAAAAGTACCTACAGAACCAAGGAAGGAGAAGTGag GATACTTGCATCAACACAGTTCGAACCAACTGCAGCCAGAATGGCCTTTCCCTGCTTTGATGAACCTGCTTTCAAGGCGAGTTTTTTAATCAAGATCAGAAGGGAACCAAGACACCTCGCCATCTCCAATATGCCACTG GTTAAATCTGTGACTGTGGCTGAAGGACTCATAGAAGACCACTTTGACGTCACCGTGAGGATGAGCACCTACCTGGTGGCCTTCATTGTTTCGGATTTCAAGTCTGTCAGCAAGATGACCAAGAGCGGAGTCAAG GTTTCCGTATATGCTGTTCCAGACAAGATAAATCAGGCAGACTATGCACTGGATGCCGCGGTGACTCTTCTAGAATTTTATGAAGATTATTTCAGCATCCCGTATCCGTTACCCAAACAAG ATCTTGCTGCGATTCCCGACTTCCAATCTGGTGCAATGGAAAACTGGGGACTGACGACATACAGGGAATCTTCTCTACTGTTTGATGCTGAGAAGTCTTCCGCCTCAAGTAAGCTTGGCATCACGATGATTGTGTCTCATGAACTCGCCCACCAG TGGTTTGGGAACCTCGTCACTATGGAATGGTGGAATGATCTTTGGCTAAATGAGGGATTTGCCAAGTTTATGGAGTTCGTGTCAGTCAGTGTGACTCATCCAGAACTGAAAGTT GAAGATTATTTCTTTGGTAAGTGTTTCAACGCAATGGAGGTGGATGCATTAAACTCCTCACACCCCGTGTCCACACCCGTGGAGAACCCTGCTCAGATTCGGGAGATGTTTGATGAAGTTTCTTATGACAAG GGAGCTTGTATTCTGAATATGCTAAGGGACTATCTTGGTGCCGATGCATTTAAAAGTGGCATTGTAAAGTATCTGCAGAAGTATAGCTATAAAAACACGAAAAACGAGGACCTGTGGAAAAGTATGGCGAGC atTTGCCCTACAGATGACACACAACGCATGGATGGATTTTGTTCTAGAGGTGAACATGCATCTTCAACCGCG CACTGGCGACAGGAAGGCCTTGATGTGAAAACCATGATGAACACCTGGACGCTGCAGAAGGGTTTCCCCCTGATAACCATCACCGTGAGAGGCAGGAACGTACATATGAAGCAAGAGTACTATGTGAAAGGCATGGCCGATGCCCCAGAAACTGG GTTCCTGTGGCATGTCCCACTGACATTCATTACCAGCAAATCAGACGCAGTCCAACGCTTTTTGCTGAAGACAAGAACAG ATGTGCTCATCCTCCCAGAAGAGGTGGAATGGATCAAATTTAATGTCGGAATGAATGGCTATTACATTGTGCATTATGAGGATGATGGATGGGACTCTCTGACTGGCCTTTTAAAAGGAACACACACGGCAATCAGCAGTAACGATCGGGCCAGTCTCATTAACAATGCATTTCAGCTTGTCAG CATTGGAAAGCTGTCAATTGAAAAAGCCTTGGATTTAACCTTGTACCTGAAGCATGAAACTGAAATCATGCCAGTGTTTCAAGGTTTGAATGAGCTGATACCGATGTATAAGTtaatggagaagagagagatgaATGAAGTGGAAACTCAATTCAAG GCCTTTCTCATCAGGCTGCTGAGGGACCTCATTGACAAGCAGACGTGGACGGATGAGGGCTCCGTCTCGGAGCGAATGCTGCGGAGTCAGCTGCTCCTCCTCGCCTGCGTGCGCAAGTACCAGCCCTGCGTGCAGAAGGCAGAAGGCTATTTCAGACAGTGGCAGGAAGCCGGTGGAAACCTCAG CCTGCCCAACGATGTGACCTTGGCAGTGTTTGCCGTGGGGGCCCAGACCCTCGAAGGATGGGATTTTCTTTATAGTAAATACCAGTCGTCATTGTCCAGTACTGAGAAAAACCAAATTGAATTTGCTCTCTGTatcagccaaaataaagaaaagcttCAGTG GCTACTAGATCAAAGTTTTAAGGGAGATGTAATAAAAACTCAAGAGTTTCCAGATATTCTTAGAGCTATTGGCAGAAACCCAGTGGGATATCCGTTGGCCTGGCAGTTTCTGAGGGAAAACTGGAACAAACTTGTGCAAAA GTTTGAACTTGGCTCAAATTCCATAGCCTACATGGTAACGGGAACAACAGATCAGTTCTCAACAAGAGCACGGCTCGAagag GTAAAAGAATTCTTCAGCTCTTTGAAGGAAAACGGGTCTCAGCTCCGTTGTGTTCAACAAACCATCGAAACTATCGAGGAAAACATACGTTGGATGGATAAGAATTTTGATAAGATCAGAGCGTGGCTGCAAAATGAGAAGCTTAATCTGCTATAA